The Arthrobacter burdickii genomic interval AGTTCGTGGGCGACGAGGCGCTCCGCCGCCGCTACTGGGCGCGCAACCACGTCGGCTGGCGGCATCTCCGCCGTGCCGACCCGAACGCGGGCCACGCAGCCGTGGCGAAACTGGAGCAGCGGGGCCTGCTGTCGGGCCTCATCACCCAGAACGTCGACAGGCTCCACTCCGCGGCCGGCAGCGTGAACGTCATCGACCTGCACGGGACGTTCGATCGCGTCGTGTGCCTGCAGTGCGCGTCGACCTTCGCGCGATCGCGCATCGCCGAGATCCTCGAGGACCTGAACCCGGGGTACCTCGAGCGGGAGTCCGACGCCGGCGACGTGGCCCCCGACGCGGACGCGGATGTCGACGACACGGAGGACTTCGTAATGGCGCCCTGCCCGGTGTGCGGCGGGATGCTGAAGCCGGACTTCGTCTACTTCGGCGAGAACGTGCCGAAGGACCGTGTCGCCGACGCGTACGCCATGGTGGATGCCGCAGGGGCGTTGCTGGTCGCCGGGTCGTCCCTGACGGTCATGAGCGGACTCCGCTTCGTCCGGCATGCCGTCAAGGCGGGCAAGCCCGCCGTCATCATCAACCGCGGCTGGACGCGCGGCGACGACCTCGCCACGCTCAAGATCGAGGCAGGCGTGTCGGAGGCCCTGACGTACCTGGCCGAACGGTTGCCCGAAGTTCCGCGGGCCTAGGTGTTCTTCACCGGCTGGTCCGAGTAGTCAACCCGCAAAGCGAGTAGCGCCCACTGTTTCCCCGTCATCGGCTGCGCCGTAGGTTCATCCCATAGGTCTCTCAACTGGGGTGGAACATGCGTCATTCAACAAGGTCTCTGCTGGTCGCTCTCGGAACAGTGATGGCTGCAGCCGTCGCCCCCCTGGCCCTCGAATATCAGGGGCAGGCTGCGGAGGACGCTCCCGTCTCCGCCGTCGCGGACGCTGTCGCTCCAGCCCCCTCAGGTGTCGCCGGTGACGCCGTTGCGGATCCGGTCACGGCAATAGGCGGGCAGGACTCCCCGGTGCCCGAGGACACGCCTCCTGCGCCTGCTCCTGTTCCCGCGCAGCCCGGCAGTGGCATGGGTGGCGACCTCCCGCCCGGCTCGCTGCCCGTCCCGCCGTACCCGCAGTGTCCCATCACCGAGGCAGGGGTCTGGTGGACCGACCCCGCCGACCCCTACACGTGCATCCCGCCGGGCTCCATGCCGTTCCACGAGCCCACGCCACCGGGGATCGATCCGGAACTGCTCGAGCCGATCTTCGAGGAGCCCCAGACCCCGCCCGGCCCCGGCGATGACTGCAGGCTCGTCGGCGCGCTGCAGTGCACCGTGACCATCATGGGCCAGGACTACGTGGTGACGTTCTCCGACGGCAAGCCCGTGGGCGTGGCGGAGGCCCGGCAGTAGCCGAGCGCCGTAGCCGACCGCGGGGAGCTCGGAATGCAGGAAGCCCCGCAGGTGCCGTACGGCACCTGCGGGGCTTCCCTGTTCACGAGTGGGTCCTACCGGGATCGAACCGATGACATCCACGGTGTAAACGTGGCGCTCTACCAGCTGAGCTAAAGACCCTGGTCCTGCGATGCCGTCCCGCCGGCTACAGCCGGCAGCGCGTCATCACGAGGATCGACTATACCGGCTCGGCGAAGGATCGCGCCAATCCGTGCACGCTACTCGCCGGCCGCGAGCTGTCCGCAGGCGCCGTCGATCTCCTTGCCGCGCGTATCCCGCAGCGTGGTGGGGATGCCGGCGTCGCGCAGACGGTTGATGAACTCCGTCGAGACGCTCTTCTCCGACGCGGTCCAGATGGAGCCCGGCGTGGGGTTGAGCGGGATCGGGTTGACGTGCACCCAGCCACGGCCGCGCTGGTTGAGTTTCTTCGCCAGCAGGTCGGCACGCCACGCGTGGTCGTTCATGTCCTTGATGAGCGCGTACTCGATGCTCACGCGGCGCCCGGTGGTCCGGTAGTAGTTGTACGCCGCGTCGAGGGCCTCGTCGACCTTCCAGCGCGTGTTCACCGGGATGAGCTCGTCGCGGAGTTCGTCGTCGGGCGCGTGGAGCGACAGCGCGAAGGTGACCGGCAGCGACTCGGCCGCCAGTTTGTTGATGGCCGGCACCAGACCGACCGTCGACACGGTGATGTTGCGGGCGGACATGCCGAGACCCTCGGGGGAGTCGTCGACGAAGCGGTGCAGGGCCGCCATGACCCGCTTGTAGTTGGCCAGCGGCTCGCCCATGCCCATGAAGACGATGTTCGTCACGCGGTCGGCGTCGTGCCCGCCATCGGTGCGCAGGTCGCCCAGCGCGCCCTCGGCGAGGGCACGGTTCGCGGCGACGACCTGGTCCACGATCTCGGCCGTGGACATGTTGCGCGTCAGGCCGGCCTGGCCCGTCGCGCAGAACGGGCAGTTCATGCCGCACCCCGCCTGGGATGACACGCAGAGCGTCACGCGGCCCGGATAGCGCATCAGGACCGACTCGACGAGGGCGCCGTCGAAGAGGCGCCACAGGAACTTGATGGTGTCGCCGTTGTCCGTGGTCAAGCGCTTCACCTCGGTGAGCAGCGGCGGGAACATGGCCTTCACCAGTTCCTCGCGCCCCGCCTTCGGCAGGTCGCTCATGGCGGCCGGATCCGTGGTGTAGTGCGAGAAGTAGTGCGTCGACAGCTGCTTGGCACGGAAACCCTGGTGGCCCAGTTCCTTCAGCCGGTCCTGCCGCTCGGCGAGGGTCAGGTCCGCGAGGTGCACCGGCGGCTGGCTGACGCGCGGGGACTTGAACTGCAGCAGCGGCCTGCCGTCGCTGGACACGATCGGCTCGGCGCCCTCCACTTCGGGGCGCACCTGAGGGCGCGAGGAGGCAGGGGCAGGGGCGGCGGGGGTAACCGTAACGTCGGACATCCTTATCATTCTTTCATGGATGGCGCCAGCGTCCCAGTCGACGGCGTGTTCGATAGGACACTTCCCCCGCTCGGAATCCGCCGACATAAAACGGCGGGTCCGGTCGTGCGTGTGGCGGCGGGTGTTGCGACGGTAATAGTGTGAAAGCGGCCGGTTGGCCCGCGCGGGAACGCGCCCGAAAGCACCGGCACATGCAGCGCACTGCATGCAGCGGATAAACGACGGAGAACACATTGAGCGCACAGATCGGCGTCACAGGCCTGGCAGTCATGGGAGCGAACCTCGCCCGGAACCTGGCCCGCAACGGCTACACCGTGGCCCTGCACAACAGGTCGGTGGAGAAGACCGACATCCTGCTGGAGAAGCACGGCGACGATGGCGACTTCATCCGTACCGAGACCCTGCAGGAACTGGTCGACTCCCTCGAGAAGCCCCGGCGTGTGCTGATCATGGTCAAGGCCGGCAAGCCGGTGGATTCGGTGATCGACCAGCTGGTCCCGCTGCTGGAGCCCGGCGACATCGTGATCGACGGCGGCAACTCGCACTACGAGGACACGCGCCGCCGCGAGGCCGCCCTCTCCCAGCACGACCTGCACTTCGTCGGCGTCGGGGTCTCCGGCGGTGAGGAGGGTGCGCTCCTGGGCCCGTCGATCATGCCCGGCGGCTCCCGCGAGTCCTACGATTCCCTCGGCCCCATGCTGGAGAAGATCTCCGCGAAGTACAACGGTGAGCCGTGCTGCACCTGGATCGGCACGGACGGCGCCGGGCACTTCGTGAAGATGGTGCACAACGGCATCGAGTACGCCGACATGCAGGTCATCGGCGAGGCCTTCGACCTGCTGCGCTCGGGCGCCGGGATCGAACCCGCCGAACAGGCGAAGATCTTCACCGACTGGAACTCGGGCACCCTGTCCTCGTTCCTGATCGAGATCACCGCCGAGGTCCTCGGCCACACGGACGAGCGCACGGGCAAGCCCTTCGTGGACGTCGTCGTCGACGCCGCCGGACAGAAGGGCACCGGCCGCTGGACGGTCGTCTCGGCACTGGAGCTCGGCAGCCCGACCTCGGGCATCGCCGAGTCGGTGTTCGCCCGCGCCCTGTCCTCGCAGAAGGACCAGCGCGTCCTGGCCCAGGACATCCTGCAGGGCCACGAGAACACCGTCGAGCTGCCCGAGACGTTCGTGGAGGACGTCCGGCTGGCACTGTATGCCTCCAAGCTCGTCAGCTACGCCCAGGGCATCGACATGCTCACCGCGGCGGCGAAGGAGTACGGGTGGGAGCTCAAGCTCGACGAGATCGCCTCCCTGTGGCGTGCCGGCTGCATCATCCGCGCCGAGTTGCTCGACGACATCATGAAGGCCTACGCAGGCGACGAGCGCCCCGCGAACCTGCTGCTCGCCCCCGCCTTCGCCGAGGCCATCGCCGGAGCAGTCCCGGCCTGGCGCCGCGTGGTCGCGACCGCCGTGCAGTTGGGCATCCCCGTCCCGGTCTTCTCGGCATCGCTGGCCTACTACGACGGCCTGCGCCGCAAGCGCCTGCCCGCCGCACTCACCCAGGGCCTGCGCGACCTGTTCGGAGCACACACCTACAACCGCGTCGACACCGACGGAACCTTCCACACCCTCTGGGGCGAGGACAAATCCGAGATCGAAGCCGTCGACACCCACTGACGATTCTCGAAACGACAAAAGCCCCGGACCGAGGTCCGGGGCTTCTGTCGTTGCGCATGGAGGCGGCTAGATGTAGATGGCAGGGTCCACGTACTCCGCGGGGTCGACGGCGGGCTGCGTCTCGCGCCGCGAGTCGCGGTGCCGGAACGTCGCCGGGATGCCCGTGACGATGGAATCCGGTGGCGTGTCCTTCACCACGACGGCGTTGGCGCCGACGGCGCTGCCCGCCCCGATGGTGATGGGCCCCAGCACCTTGGCCCCCGCCCCGATGGTGACGCGGTCACCGATGGTGGGGTGGCGCTTGACCTTCTCCAGGGAGCGGCCGCCGAGCGTCACGCCCTGGTAGAGCATGACGTCGTCGCCGATCTCCGCGGTGCTGCCGATCACGATGCCCATTCCGTGGTCGATGAAGAACCGGCGCCCGATGGTCGCCGCCGGGTGGATCTCGACCCCGGTGAGTGCCCGCGCGAGCTGGGCGAGGGCGCGCGCGGGGAAGCGCAGCTTCTCGTTGCGCCACATGCGGTGGGTGAGGCGATGCACCCAGATGGCATGGAGTCCGGAGTACACGACGGTGTTCTCGAAGGAACCGCGGGCCGCCGGATCGTGGGTCCGTGCGGTTTCGAGGTCCTCGCGCAGTCGTTCTAGAAAGCTCACCGGCTACCTTTTCCTGGGGATGTCATGGTCTCGGACGGTGTCCGAGGTCGTGCGGGCTCAGCCGCGGATGTCGTCGAAGAGCACCGTGGAGATGTAGCGTTCGCCGAAGTCGCAGACAACGGCCACGATGAGCTTACCGGCGTTCTCCGGACGCTTCGCGAGCTCGAGGGCTGCCCAGACGATGGCTCCGGACGAGATACCGCCGAGGATGCCCTCCTGGGTGCCGAGGGCGCGTGCAACCCGGACGGAGTCCTCGACCGTCGCGTCCAGTACCTCGTCGTACGCCTCACGGTCCAGGTTCTCGGGGATGAAGTTGGCGCCGAGGCCCTGGATCTTGTGGGGGCCCGGAGCTCCGCCGTTGAGGATGGGGGAGTCAGCGGGCTCGACGGCGACGATCTGCACGCCGGGCTTGCGCTCCTTCAGCACCTGACCGACGCCGGTGATGGTGCCGCCGGTGCCGACACCGGCGACGAAGATGTCGACCTCGCCGTCAGTGTCCTCCCAGACCTCCTCCGCCGTGGTGGTGCGGTGGATCGCCGGGTTCGCGGCGTTGGCGAACTGCTGCGCCCAGATCGCGTTCTCCGTCGTGGCGACGATGTCCTTCGCCCTGTCGACGGCGCCGCGCATGCCCTCCGAGCCCGGGGTCAGCACGATCTCGGCACCGTAGGCCCGCAGCATGACGCGCCGCTCCGTGGACATGGTCTCCGGCATCGTCAGGATGACCTTGTATCCCCGCGCGGCTCCCACCATGGCCAGGGCGATGCCGGTGTTGCCGGAGGTGCCCTCGACGATCGTTCCACCGGGACGGAGGGCGCCTGCCTGCTCCGCCGCGTCGATGATGGCCACGCCGATGCGGTCCTTCACGCTGTTGGCGGGGTTGTAGAACTCCAGCTTGACGGCGACCTGGGCGTCGAGCCCCTCGGTCAGGCGGTTGAGGCGGACGAGGGGCGTCCGTCCCACCAACTGGGTAACGTCGTCATAGATCTTTGCCATGCGGGAGCCTGCCTGTTCGGGGTGCGGTGGATGTCGGCGTCGGGCGGGGCGAATCCGAACCGCCCGGGACCGACGGCGGTCAGTTTAACGGGTGGTCCGGGTCGCTCCTACGCGGCAAGCCACTGGGCGTAATATTTCCGCGCCTTGGACAGCTTCGGGTTGATGATCACCTGGCAGTAGCCCTGCTCCGGGTGCTTCGCGTAGTAGTTCTGGTGCCAGTCCTCCGCCACGTGGAACTGGGGGAGCCTGCTGACCTCGGTGACGATCGGGTTCTTCCAGTTCTCCTGGTTGCGCCTGATCGCGTCCTCGAACAGGTCCTTCTGCTCCGCGTCCTGGTAGTACATGACGCTGCGGTACTGCGTGCCGACGTCGTAGCCCTGCCGGTTCAGCGTGGTGGGGTCGTGGGACACGAAGAACATGTCCAGGATGACGTCCTCCGGGATGACGTCCTCGTCGAAGGTCACCGCCACCACCTCCGCGTGGCCGGTCATGCCCGAGCAGACGGAATCGTAGTCAGGGTGCCTCGTATGCCCGCCGGTGTAGCCCGAGACGACCTCGGTCACTCCGCGGGTCTTCTGGTAAAGGGCGTCGAGGCACCAGAAACAGCCTCCTCCGAGCACGAAAGTCTTCATGTCCTTGTCAATGCGCCGCGAGCGCGGATGATTCCCGGGGCGGATCAGCCGCCGGTGGACGGCGGAAGTTGGAGGCGTTCCACGGCGGGGGTATTACTGGTGTCATGGAACAGAACCAGCACGACGACGCTCCGGTGGCAGCGGCGGCACCGACCGTCGGCGACGTCCTCCTCGCCATCGGCGAGTTGTGGCCCGAGAGCCTCGCCGAGGGCTGGGACGCCGTCGGGCTCGTGGCAGGCAGGGCGGAGAACCGGGCGGCGAAGATCCTGTTCACTGTCGACCCGTCCGCTGCCGTCCTCGACGAGGCGCTCGCCTGGGGAGCGTCGATGATCGTGTCCCACCACCCGCTCCTGCTGAAGCCCGTCTCGTCGGTCGCGGCGTCCGGATTCAAGGGGGACGTCGTCCATCGGTTGATCGAGGCGGGATGCGCCCTCGTGACCGTCCACACCAACGGCGACAGTGCGGTCGGCGGCGTGTCCGACGTCCTGGCCGACGCCCTCGGGCTACGCGACGTCGAACCGCTCGCACCGGCTGCCGGGGGCCTGCCCGAGGAGGGCATCGGGCGCGTCGGCGATCTCGGGGCACCGGTGACGCTCGGTGCCTTCGCCGAGGCGGTCTTCTCCCTCCTGCCCGCCGTGGCAGGAGGGGTCCGGGTCGCAGGGAACAGCGATGCGCTGGTGCGCCGCGTGGCCGTGTGTGGTGGGGCCGGCGACTCCCTGTTCGACCGCGTCCGTGCCAGCCGGGCCGATGTCTACGTCACCGCCGACCTGCGCCACCATCCGGCCTTCGAGGTCCGGGAGGCCGCAGCGGGCGGCCCGCCCTACCTGATCGACGTGTCCCACTTCGGCAGCGAGTGGCTGTGGCTGACGCCGGCCGCGGACGCCCTGGGCGATGTGCTCGGCGCGCGGGGCTTCACGACCGATATCCGGGTCAGCAGTGTCAACACGGACCCCTGGGACTTCGTCCTCACCCCCGGCCCCTGACGTCCCGTCGCTGACGTCCGGTCGAGGCGACGTGGCCTAGGCTTGGACGACGCCCACGCCCGCTCGTCGTGCCCCATCCGACCCATCCTGGAGGTTAACCGTGGCCAAGGCTGCACCCGAGGAACAACTCCGCCTGCTCGACCTGCAGGCGCTCGATTCGACCCTCAACAAGCTGAGCCGGCAGGCTGCTGCCGCGCGCGCCAATCCCGAGCTCGGCACGGTCGCCGCCCGGGTGGCCGAGGTGGACGCGGAGCTCGTGCGCGCCACCACGGAGC includes:
- a CDS encoding NAD-dependent protein deacetylase — translated: MTAAGDKREQDVPGPESNPRLGLTGFASGTPASALAPLAPGERDLLDQAVDLLGGLRLAVLTGAGLSTDSGIPDYRGPQSVPRNPMTYQQFVGDEALRRRYWARNHVGWRHLRRADPNAGHAAVAKLEQRGLLSGLITQNVDRLHSAAGSVNVIDLHGTFDRVVCLQCASTFARSRIAEILEDLNPGYLERESDAGDVAPDADADVDDTEDFVMAPCPVCGGMLKPDFVYFGENVPKDRVADAYAMVDAAGALLVAGSSLTVMSGLRFVRHAVKAGKPAVIINRGWTRGDDLATLKIEAGVSEALTYLAERLPEVPRA
- the cysK gene encoding cysteine synthase A, with translation MAKIYDDVTQLVGRTPLVRLNRLTEGLDAQVAVKLEFYNPANSVKDRIGVAIIDAAEQAGALRPGGTIVEGTSGNTGIALAMVGAARGYKVILTMPETMSTERRVMLRAYGAEIVLTPGSEGMRGAVDRAKDIVATTENAIWAQQFANAANPAIHRTTTAEEVWEDTDGEVDIFVAGVGTGGTITGVGQVLKERKPGVQIVAVEPADSPILNGGAPGPHKIQGLGANFIPENLDREAYDEVLDATVEDSVRVARALGTQEGILGGISSGAIVWAALELAKRPENAGKLIVAVVCDFGERYISTVLFDDIRG
- a CDS encoding Nif3-like dinuclear metal center hexameric protein, which codes for MEQNQHDDAPVAAAAPTVGDVLLAIGELWPESLAEGWDAVGLVAGRAENRAAKILFTVDPSAAVLDEALAWGASMIVSHHPLLLKPVSSVAASGFKGDVVHRLIEAGCALVTVHTNGDSAVGGVSDVLADALGLRDVEPLAPAAGGLPEEGIGRVGDLGAPVTLGAFAEAVFSLLPAVAGGVRVAGNSDALVRRVAVCGGAGDSLFDRVRASRADVYVTADLRHHPAFEVREAAAGGPPYLIDVSHFGSEWLWLTPAADALGDVLGARGFTTDIRVSSVNTDPWDFVLTPGP
- the gndA gene encoding NADP-dependent phosphogluconate dehydrogenase, encoding MSAQIGVTGLAVMGANLARNLARNGYTVALHNRSVEKTDILLEKHGDDGDFIRTETLQELVDSLEKPRRVLIMVKAGKPVDSVIDQLVPLLEPGDIVIDGGNSHYEDTRRREAALSQHDLHFVGVGVSGGEEGALLGPSIMPGGSRESYDSLGPMLEKISAKYNGEPCCTWIGTDGAGHFVKMVHNGIEYADMQVIGEAFDLLRSGAGIEPAEQAKIFTDWNSGTLSSFLIEITAEVLGHTDERTGKPFVDVVVDAAGQKGTGRWTVVSALELGSPTSGIAESVFARALSSQKDQRVLAQDILQGHENTVELPETFVEDVRLALYASKLVSYAQGIDMLTAAAKEYGWELKLDEIASLWRAGCIIRAELLDDIMKAYAGDERPANLLLAPAFAEAIAGAVPAWRRVVATAVQLGIPVPVFSASLAYYDGLRRKRLPAALTQGLRDLFGAHTYNRVDTDGTFHTLWGEDKSEIEAVDTH
- the rlmN gene encoding 23S rRNA (adenine(2503)-C(2))-methyltransferase RlmN is translated as MSDVTVTPAAPAPASSRPQVRPEVEGAEPIVSSDGRPLLQFKSPRVSQPPVHLADLTLAERQDRLKELGHQGFRAKQLSTHYFSHYTTDPAAMSDLPKAGREELVKAMFPPLLTEVKRLTTDNGDTIKFLWRLFDGALVESVLMRYPGRVTLCVSSQAGCGMNCPFCATGQAGLTRNMSTAEIVDQVVAANRALAEGALGDLRTDGGHDADRVTNIVFMGMGEPLANYKRVMAALHRFVDDSPEGLGMSARNITVSTVGLVPAINKLAAESLPVTFALSLHAPDDELRDELIPVNTRWKVDEALDAAYNYYRTTGRRVSIEYALIKDMNDHAWRADLLAKKLNQRGRGWVHVNPIPLNPTPGSIWTASEKSVSTEFINRLRDAGIPTTLRDTRGKEIDGACGQLAAGE
- the epsC gene encoding serine O-acetyltransferase EpsC — protein: MSFLERLREDLETARTHDPAARGSFENTVVYSGLHAIWVHRLTHRMWRNEKLRFPARALAQLARALTGVEIHPAATIGRRFFIDHGMGIVIGSTAEIGDDVMLYQGVTLGGRSLEKVKRHPTIGDRVTIGAGAKVLGPITIGAGSAVGANAVVVKDTPPDSIVTGIPATFRHRDSRRETQPAVDPAEYVDPAIYI
- the msrA gene encoding peptide-methionine (S)-S-oxide reductase MsrA; this translates as MKTFVLGGGCFWCLDALYQKTRGVTEVVSGYTGGHTRHPDYDSVCSGMTGHAEVVAVTFDEDVIPEDVILDMFFVSHDPTTLNRQGYDVGTQYRSVMYYQDAEQKDLFEDAIRRNQENWKNPIVTEVSRLPQFHVAEDWHQNYYAKHPEQGYCQVIINPKLSKARKYYAQWLAA